The genomic window GACCCACGACTGCGCCACGTCCATGGAGGTCGTCGGACGGTTCTTGGCGCTGCTGGAGCTGTACAAGGCCAAGGCCATCGACGCCGACCAACCCGAATCGCTCGGCGAGCTGACCGTCACCTGGACCGGGGAAGAGGTCGATCCCGCCGTGGTCGCCGCCGCCAACTGGGACTAAGCCCCGATTCCGCTGACCCCGCCCTATCGCGACACAGTTTTAAGGACACATGGACAGTTTTTCTCTTCCGCTGATCAGTCAGTTGCGCTCCCGCATCGAATCGGTGTTGCTGGTCATCGACGCCCCGATCACCGTGGCCGCCCTAGCCCGCACTCTGGGCGTGGATAAGCCGGCGGTGGCCCAGACCCTCGATGAGATCGCCGAGGAGCTCGACGACCGCGGCTCCGGGATCGAGCTGCGGGAAACGGGGGACGGGTGGCGGTTCTACACCCGGCGAGACAACGCCGGCGCCGTGGAGTCTTTCCTCCTCGACGGCACCCAGACCAGGTTGTCGCGGGCCGCGCTGGAAACGCTCGCGGTGGTGGCCTACCGTCAGCCGGTGACCCGTTCACAGGTGGCGGCGGTCCGCGGCGTCAACGTCGACGGCGTCATGCGCACCCTGCAACTGCGGGGGCTGGTCGCGGAGGTCGACGTGGAGCCGAGCACCGGCGCGCACCGCTACGTCACCACGGAGTTGTTCCTGGAGCTGCTCGGAATCGACTCGCTCGAGCGGTTGCCGGACCTGGCCCCGCTGCTGCCGGACGTGGAGTCCATCGAGGAAGAATATTGACGTCGCCGCCGTAGGTCGCGCGTTGGTTTGTTCGCGGCGCCGTGCGGTACGCTGGGGAGCGGATTTTTCAACTGCATACTTTCTACCCAAGAACAGGACACGATCACCGTGACCCCACCCGCTCGCCGAGACGGCACACCGGACAAGCGCCCGCCGCATGCGCAGAAGGCGCCGAACACCAAGGACAGTGAAGTGCTGCTGTCCAACGCCCGCCCAGCCAAACGCCAGAACGTCAACCCCCGCGACCGCGCCGCGAACCAGGGGGACCACCCGCTGGAGGACCGTTGGTGGGAGGGGGACGACCAGCCGCGCGGCGAGCGTCTGCAGAAGGTGCTCGCGCGTGCGGGCGTCGCCTCGCGCCGCCACTCGGAGGTCATGATCGACGCCGGGCGCGTCGAAGTCAACGGCACCGTCGTGCGTCGTCAGGGCACCCGCGTGAACCCGGACGTCGACGTCATCCGCGTCGACGGGGTGCGCGTGAACGTCAACGAGAACAACGAGTACTTCATCCTCAACAAGCCGCGCGGCGTGCAGTCGACGATGTCGGATGACATGGGCCGGCCTTGCGTGGGCGACTACGTCGCCGAGCAGACGGCCTCCGGGCAGCGACTCTTCCACGTCGGCCGCCTCGACGCGGACACCGAGGGCCTGCTGCTGCTGACCAACGACGGTGAGCTGGCCAACCGCCTGATGCATCCGAAGTACGAGGTGAGCAAAACCTACCTGGCGTTCGTGCTGGGAGAGGCCGGCACCAAGCTCATCAACACGCTTCGTCAAGGCGTGGAACTTGATGACGGCGTCGCCAAGGCGGACTACGTG from Corynebacterium maris DSM 45190 includes these protein-coding regions:
- a CDS encoding pseudouridine synthase; translation: MTPPARRDGTPDKRPPHAQKAPNTKDSEVLLSNARPAKRQNVNPRDRAANQGDHPLEDRWWEGDDQPRGERLQKVLARAGVASRRHSEVMIDAGRVEVNGTVVRRQGTRVNPDVDVIRVDGVRVNVNENNEYFILNKPRGVQSTMSDDMGRPCVGDYVAEQTASGQRLFHVGRLDADTEGLLLLTNDGELANRLMHPKYEVSKTYLAFVLGEAGTKLINTLRQGVELDDGVAKADYVQIVDKNQGQSLLRVEIHEGRKHIVRRMLKAAGFPVQRLVRTKVHTVQLGDQKPGSLRALNDSELTALYKVVGL
- the scpB gene encoding SMC-Scp complex subunit ScpB, which gives rise to MDSFSLPLISQLRSRIESVLLVIDAPITVAALARTLGVDKPAVAQTLDEIAEELDDRGSGIELRETGDGWRFYTRRDNAGAVESFLLDGTQTRLSRAALETLAVVAYRQPVTRSQVAAVRGVNVDGVMRTLQLRGLVAEVDVEPSTGAHRYVTTELFLELLGIDSLERLPDLAPLLPDVESIEEEY